Below is a genomic region from Helianthus annuus cultivar XRQ/B chromosome 2, HanXRQr2.0-SUNRISE, whole genome shotgun sequence.
ATGAAGTAAGTCAACATGATTCATCAACATTAAGCCCAAGTGAGGTTgcaaaaaattttgaaaagtctACTAAAGTAAACACTAAGCCTAAACCAGTTAAGATGAAACGCAAAGGGAGAGAATCATTGGGAGCTTCAATACTTAAAGAACATTTAACTCAAAGTAGTATGAATCAACAACGTGCTCTAGAAATATTAGAATCAGATTCTTCCAAACTCAGTCAAAGTACTAAGTTTAGTATTGAAGCTGCTATGGGTTTGCTTAGCCGGATGGTAGATGCAGGATTACTGAGAGAAGATGAGGAGTTGTGGTTATTTGCAATGGATTTGTTTGAAGATCCCGTGAAAAGAGAAATGTTTATAAATGTGCCACATGATCATGGTAGGTTAGCGTGGCTGCAACGAAAGCAAAGGCTCACCGACCAAAGTTTTCTTTGAGGACATGTTACGAAGACATTATTGTTTCTATTTGTTTGAACTTTATTGCTTTTGGAttgatttattgttttttttaccTTGATGTTTTAGTGATATGACTATATGTTAAGCTATTTATCCATTTATATTTTAGCTATTAAAGTGTTTATATGTTAAGCTGATATTGAATTTATTATCAGGGTTACAATGAATAATGaaacaagcaagaagaagcacaaactGCATTGCTATAATTTTTTGTTGGATTCAACCTATACATGTGATCTAGTTGCTGCATACTATTATAAGCATATGTACAAGGAACCATGCATGACATCACCTCAAACGGGACAGGCTTGGATGATGGAAGTTTTAAATGGCAATCCTATACGATGTGTAAATGCATTCAGAATGCATCCAAACGTATTTACGAAATTATGTAGAGAGCTTGAATCAAACTATGGATTGCAGTCGAGTGATAGAATGTCAACTTGTGAGAAGGTGGggatatttttatatacattagCATTGGGTTTATCTAACAGGGATGTTGGGGAGCGTTTTCAACGTTCTGGGGAGACTATTAGTAGAGCCTTTCATGAAGTTCTAGAGGCAATAGTTGGTAGAGGTAAAGGTTTTCAAGGTCTAGCACGTGACGTTATAAAACCAAAAGATCCAACTTTTCAATTCGTACCACCTCAAATCTTGAATGACAAAAGATACATGCCGTATTTCAAGGTATTAAATTGATTAATGTCATTCCTACTTGTGTACTTTGTTACTTGACTAATGTTCAAATTATATATAGGATTGCATTGGATGTATTGATGGTACACACATAGGGGCATGCATCCCAGAGAGTCAGCAACTACCTTATATTGGTAGAAAAGGGGTACCAACTTTCAACGTAATGGCAACATGTGATTTCGATATGTGTTTCACATTCGTATCGATCGGATGGGAGGGATCAGCACATGACACGCGCGTTTTCATTAACGCGACCCAAAATAGTAAATTCAACTTCCCACAACCACCTGAAGGTAATATTTCGAATTACTTACACATATATTTGGAATTATTTCatgttatttttaataaattCTAACGCCTTTTATTTTTCGACTCCTTTATCAGGTAGATATTATTTGGTTGATAAAGGATATCCAGATAGAAAAGGATACCTTGTACCATATTCCAAGACAAGATACCATCAATCTCAATTTCAAAGAGAGCCCCCGAATAATATGCAAGAAGCTTTCAACCGTTCACATTCATCTTTACGAAGTCATATTGAGAGgtcatttggaattttgaagaaACGATTTAAGATACTTGGTAAAATGCCCAAGTATAGCGTGCAAACACAAATTGATGTTATCATGGCTAGATTTTCATTGCACAACTATATACGTAATTCTCAAGAAGATTTCATATTTACTGCAATGGAGCAACATCCAAACTACATACCACGAGATGAACTACATGATGTTCGTAACCATGACACAAGCACTAGCGGTCTATTTGAAGGAACATCGAATGAGATGAAACATGTTCGCAACGAAATTGCTACTTTGATATGGAATGCACGACATTAATGATGTAATAGTATTATATTATGTTATGACTGTTTGTCAATAACTATgttttatttaattgaaaatgaccatgttttattcatttgagaaataacttatatatatatatatgtgtgtgtgtgtgattacgtttactattttgttttttttatttatgcccattttggtcattttatacattttattaaaagcttcagctactctgccaaacaccttaatatctaaaaagctacagctaccagctaccagcttccagctacCAGCTATCAGCTTCcagctaccagccaccagctTCCAGCTTCCAGCTACCAGCTagttttgccaaacatacccgtAATCTTTTAGAATTCATATGAAGGGGGACGCAAAGAGAGGGGATTTAGCGGTTTTTGAGATGACATGCAAACGATTTCAGAATTGGTTTGCCAAACAACGTTTACCCCCCTTCAAGGAAGCTGTCATGGACGCCTGGATGTGCTGTTGCACCTCCATGCTTATGGCTGACTTTGGTGTGAATCTTATCCGCTTTACCTGCTTGTGTAAAACGATTCTTGCACCATCGCCACGATCAGAagtatgttttgttttgtttcttAATGCTGGCTGACCAATATGTTATTGAACGCTATTCTTGTATTCAGTTTCTTTCCCCTTGTGGACGGTACAAGCCAATTGGTAGAATCTTTTTTAGCAAAAGATTTGTGTGACATAGGTCATAATATTATTCTCATGAGGGTTTGTGATGCAATTTCTTACTCACAATTAGTGGAACTCAGAACTTCCCAAACAGAAGCCGTGCCAATTCTTTATTAAACAAAATCAATCAACGTTCTTAACAAAAAAGACCTAGAATATAAACTATTCCAGATCCTACAAAATAGGTAACACCCTAAAGAGATAAAACCAAACTTAAACAAAGTCAAATAAAACAAAAGGAActgaataaaaataataaaagataATCTCCACTTTGGCGGCTTCCAGCTGGGTCTTCAACCCGGGTCGGGTCAGGTGAACGGGTCGGAACCTGGAACTAAGCTGCTTGCATCATTCTCCTCCTCTTCGAAAGGACTCGTCCTCGAGTCAAATGGGTCATCCTTCTCTGGAACAAACGGGGACAGGTCAGCCACATTAAAAGTTGCAGAAACATTGTAGTGACCCGGTAAGTCAATTTTATAGGCGTTATCATTGATGCGTTTGAGAACTCGAAACGGGCCATCAGCACGGGGCTGTAGCTTACCAAACCGTCCACCCGGAAATCTAGCCTTACTCAAATGAATCCACACAAGGTCCCCTTCTTGATGAAACGCCACCATTTTACTCATTTGACTAACAACATAAAATTCTtacatttttacaaaatttcGACATGACCCGTTTGCATTAGAAACTTTTCCACCTGTTTTTAATATTATCAGTTTAACTAAGTTCTACAGCATTTTCAAAATAGCAAGTGGAAACCATATTAGGTTCACCATAAACGTTTTATACAAGCCACACATAAAAGTTTAGAAATCCAACTACATTCTAACATACTAAATATAAGTTTGACACCATATCACAAAATGAGAAATTTGACCCATACGTAATAAACCACTTGAACCGGAAGCGTGTAAAAAGTCAACATTGTGTGTGTTCAATCCGGGCGCGCTGCAATCAAGCAAGGGATTTACCTATCATTCATAACAACAAAACATTATTAGTTCATAACACATAACAAATTAAATCTTTTAGTTACCTATCATCGTTCCATCCATTATCATGTCATGTTTTCTTATTATCAACCTTACTTCCATCTGAATACATCCAACATATCCCTTTCCGACTCATTCGCAATGAAACAATATATATTCCATACTTTTCAACATACTTACTTCATTGAACCGTTGTGAAAAAATTACAACAAATCTATAGAATCAAATGCTACCATTCATAATTCTACATTAGAGTAAataaagttcatatgaacttaccgcgatcttgaGATGCTTGTGCCTTCGAgtgacttgcgccttcttcctTCTTTGTGCCTATATGTCATAATCTCATACTTTAGCTTTCATAAACATTACTTTCACAATCCTTATAGTATGTTATGGCGTCTACTAATCACATATATCATTGTCACAAAGAAATTGCATCAACTTAACAAGTATCCATGTAAACAACCATAACtaaactcacttaggcatttcgtCGAACACATTATGTGCGTATCACTAGTTTAGCACAATGTACAAGCATCCTAAGCACAATTTCCATAGTTCTTTCATTGATTAACATAGACTTCCTACTATTTTGAAAACTACCATTCAAATCATGAGCACATAGTCCTAAATCAATTATTCATAACAATTTCATTAATCAACAATCAAATTAACGTACAAAACTTCACAATTTCTAAGCATTacttgacatgcaagtgggttttgccCTAATCATGCTCATATTCAAAATTTAGCATCTAGTGATGTCTAAACCTTCTTAGAAACCGTTAATCATACTGAATT
It encodes:
- the LOC110898347 gene encoding uncharacterized protein LOC110898347 produces the protein MNNETSKKKHKLHCYNFLLDSTYTCDLVAAYYYKHMYKEPCMTSPQTGQAWMMEVLNGNPIRCVNAFRMHPNVFTKLCRELESNYGLQSSDRMSTCEKVGIFLYTLALGLSNRDVGERFQRSGETISRAFHEVLEAIVGRGKGFQGLARDVIKPKDPTFQFVPPQILNDKRYMPYFKDCIGCIDGTHIGACIPESQQLPYIGRKGVPTFNVMATCDFDMCFTFVSIGWEGSAHDTRVFINATQNSKFNFPQPPEGRYYLVDKGYPDRKGYLVPYSKTRYHQSQFQREPPNNMQEAFNRSHSSLRSHIERSFGILKKRFKILGKMPKYSVQTQIDVIMARFSLHNYIRNSQEDFIFTAMEQHPNYIPRDELHDVRNHDTSTSGLFEGTSNEMKHVRNEIATLIWNARH